A single window of Populus nigra chromosome 17, ddPopNigr1.1, whole genome shotgun sequence DNA harbors:
- the LOC133676820 gene encoding calcium-transporting ATPase 10, plasma membrane-type-like, with amino-acid sequence MTSSSETSQEMDLESQETGRGISAPRKFFRRVAWVLLAVRTLSSKAYKDKKENRDSPRVPLLSPSHRNLEEAEIEKISPEDEVSIEVPCNDEAGDAAIAEKISKGPAIPALRSVLRSAILVLRAGNIFFSKAHSDMMENHDSPRVPLLSPPHRVAEIEKISPEDEVSTDVPCNDEAGNAASDIKLQLENIANIVKGRDLDSLHNIGGVKRVAVVLETDLENGITGDIEDLRQRRANAVYKTPVHAARNFLELLLKSGNTYTIFLLIVSAALSLGFGIKEEGMRTGWYEGVIIILAIIILVIERAVRDFLGENPENLLEEQRQRRKGEMEVDVIRAGKPLKVSDLDLVIGDIVSLKRGCPIPGDGLFVSGEYLKLDESFPSNVNKQNPFLFYGAKVIEGQGNMMVTSMGLNTTLGEMISKASKRRLPVQLDKVSNYTEIAGLATSILILVVLFLRFKLGKEKEDLSLPEIKGEHKTKEVMELIKRIVRKPSGEISALTPCLATFLVGVVGGVPFVISLAIYYWNKKILSTKAIVQEQLTVVTMGSVTAICIDKTAWLTMNPQEVDERWIDETVTREDSAIPEVKEAFCFGISTSSSNDQDKCSKETIDAVKACRNAGVKIMLVSEDGESVIEDIAQKYGMLSGPGILEHGGETFRSFSDEQRKDVVNKICVMGNSLPSDKLLLVRCLKQQGHIVAFVGVRTDDAPSLKEADVGIVTGTGSSELVNGSSELIILDRSFGFLASILNGGRCINGNIHKYIQVEVTITISGLLISIVTTIIFGNAPLEAIQMIWVNLVVAVLGGLALLTEPPSQKLMEKPPIRPSEPFITNAMWRNIIIQASYQVSILLAFQFKGQAILNINEEVSKTMIFNSFLLCQLSNQFNASEQKLKNLGKGIQQNIWFWVASVLTVVLQVVFIEISHHIFGFARLNGPQWSICFLIGALSWVTDGAVNLTWGVIKGKLTRPSSQPPRSTGILELPLRAENSSPTASY; translated from the exons ATGACAAGTAGTAGCGAAACAAGTCAGGAGATGGACCTTGAATCTCAAGAGACAGGGCGAGGAATTTCAGCACCAAGAAAATTTTTCCGGCGTGTTGCTTGGGTTCTACTAGCTGTGCGCACTCTCTCCTCCAAAGCCTACAAAGATAAGAAGGAGAATCGTGATTCTCCAAGAGTCCCGCTATTATCTCCATCTCACAGG aacTTGGAGGaagctgaaattgaaaaaatctcaCCTGAAGATGAAGTTTCTATTGAAGTCCCCTGCAATGATGAGGCAGGCGATGCTGCGATTGCTGAAAAAATCTCAAAAGGGCCAGCAATTCCAGCACTAAGGAGTGTTCTGCGATCTGCTATCTTGGTTCTACGAGCAGGGAATATTTTCTTCTCCAAAGCCCACAGCGATATGATGGAGAATCATGATTCTCCAAGAGTCCCGCTGTTATCTCCACCTCACAGG GtagctgaaattgaaaaaatctcaCCAGAAGATGAAGTTTCTACTGATGTCCCTTGCAATGATGAGGCCGGCAATGCTGCGAGCGATATCAAACTACAACTTGAAAACATTGCCAATATAGTGAAGGGACGGGACCTGGATTCCTTGCATAATATTGGAGGCGTCAAACGTGTCGCGGTGGTACTTGAGACAGATTTAGAGAACGGAATCACTGGAGACATTGAAGATCTACGTCAACGCAGAGCCAATGCTGTCTACAAAACTCCAGTCCATGCAGCAAGAAACTTCTTGGAGTTGCTCTTGAAATCCGGCAATACGTACACCATCTTCCTTCTCATCGTATCAGCAGCGCTGTCCCTTGGCTTCGGGATCAAGGAGGAGGGCATGAGGACTGGTTGGTATGAAGGAGTCATCATAATTCTTGCGATCATCATACTTGTGATTGAACGAGCAGTGCGTGATTTTCTGGGTGAAAATCCAGAGAACCTGTTAGAAGAGCAGAGACAACGGAGAAAAGGAGAGATGGAAGTCGATGTTATAAGAGCTGGAAAGCCGTTGAAAGTATCAGACTTAGATCTTGTGATTGGAGACATAGTATCCTTGAAAAGGGGGTGCCCTATTCCTGGGGATGGTTTGTTTGTATCTGGCGAATACTTAAAATTGGATGAAAGCTTTCCATCCAATGTTAATAAACAGAATCCATTTCTCTTCTATGGTGCCAAGGTGATTGAGGGGCAGGGTAACATGATGGTGACATCCATGGGACTAAACACAACATTGGGTGAGATGATAAGCAAGGCCAGCAAGAGGCGATTACCAGTTCAGCTCGACAAGGTGAGCAACTACACAGAAATAGCTGGGCTCGCAACCTCTATTCTTATCTTGGTAGTGTTGTTCCTGCGGTTTAAACTCGGAAAAGAGAAAGAGGATTTGAGCTTGCCAGAAATCAAGGGAGAACATAAGACAAAGGAGGTTATGGAACTTATCAAGAGAATTGTTCGGAAACCGAGCGGGGAAATCAGTGCCTTGACACCTTGCCTCGCTACTTTTCTGGTAGGGGTGGTAGGAGGAGTGCCATTTGTCATTAGTCTTGCCATTTATTATTGGAATAAAAAGATCCTATCCACCAAGGCTATCGTACAAGAACAATTGACAGTTGTTACCATGGGCTCAGTTACAGCTATTTGCATTGACAAAACTGCTTGGCTAACAATGAACCCACAGGAAGTTGATGAGAGGTGGATTGATGAGACGGTAACGAGAGAAGACTCTGCAATACCTGAAGTTAAGGAGGCATTCTGTTTTGGTATCAGCACAAGCTCAAGTAATGATCAGGACAAATGCTCGAAAGAGACAATAGATGCAGTGAAAGCTTGTAGAAACGCTGGTGTCAAAATCATGCTTGTCTCAGAGGACGGCGAGTCAGTAATAGAAGACATAGCTCAAAAATACGGAATGCTTAGTGGCCCAGGCATATTGGAACATGGAGGCGAAACTTTTCGAAGTTTCAGCGATGAACAGAGAAAGGATGTGGTCAATAAAATCTGTGTGATGGGCAACTCTCTCCCTTCTGACAAGCTCCTTCTAGTGCGTTGTCTGAAACAACAAGGCCACATTGTAGCATTTGTTGGAGTCAGAACAGATGATGCTCCCTCACTCAAAGAAGCAGACGTGGGAATTGTGACTGGAACCGGGAGTAGTGAGTTGGTCAACGGGAGTTCTGAATTGATCATCTTGGATAGAAGTTTCGGCTTCTTGGCATCGATTTTGAATGGGGGACGATGTATCAATGGCAACATTCACAAGTATATCCAAGTTGAGGTCACCATAACTATTTCAGGTTTATTGATAAGCATTGTCACCACAATAATTTTCGGGAATGCTCCATTGGAAGCGATTCAGATGATCTGGGTGAACCTTGTTGTGGCTGTCCTTGGCGGGTTGGCTTTATTAACTGAGCCCCCAAGTCAGAAACTGATGGAGAAGCCACCGATCAGACCATCTGAACCTTTCATCACAAATGCCATGTGGAGGAACATAATCATACAAGCTTCCTATCAGGTTTCTATTTTGTTAGCCTTTCAGTTCAAAGGGCAAGCTATTCTAAACATCAACGAGGAGGTTAGCAAAACCATGATCTTCAATAGCTTTCTTCTCTGCCAACTTTCCAACCAATTCAATGCCAGTGAGCAGAAACTGAAGAATTTGGGCAAGGGTATCCAACAGAACATATGGTTTTGGGTGGCCTCTGTTCTGACTGTGGTGTTGCAGGTGGTATTCATTGAGATTTCACATCACATCTTTGGGTTTGCCAGGTTGAATGGTCCACAGTGGAGCATCTGTTTCCTTATTGGGGCACTTTCATGGGTGACAGATGGGGCTGTAAACCTTACCTGGGGCGTCATCAAGGGTAAGTTAACAAGACCAAGCTCACAACCTCCACGATCTACCGGAATTCTCGAGCTTCCACTCCGTGCTGAGAATTCATCACCAACCGCTTCTTATTAG